The genomic interval ATCTACTACGGCGGCATGTACGGCGGCTCGACCACCAGCATCCTGCTGAACACGCCAGGTGAGTCCGCCTCGATCGTCACCGCCATCGAAGGCAACAAGATGGCGAAGATGGGGCGAGGTGCCACAGCTCTCGCCACCGCCGCCATCGGCTCGTTCGTCGCCGGCACGATCGCCACGGTCGGACTCACCCTGCTCGCCCCCGTGCTCGCGTCGTTCGCCGTGGGCCTTGGTCCCGCCGACTACTTCGCGCTGATCATGATCGCCTTCATCACCGTCGGCGCATTGATCGGCAGCTCGGTCTCGCGAGGAATGCTCTCGCTGGGCGTCGGGCTGTTCCTCGGCCTGGTCGGAACCGACGTGCTCTCGGGGCAGCAGCGCTACACCATGGGTGTGCTCGCGCTCTCGGACGGCGTGGACATCGTGCTGGTCGCGGTCGGGCTGTTCGCGGTGGGGGAGTCGCTGTACATCGCCTCGCGCCTGCGGCACGGATCCGTCGACGTCATCCCCGTCACGGGCGGGTGGCACAGCTGGATGACCAGGCAGGACTGGCGGCGCTCCTGGAAGCCATGGCTGCGCGGCACGGCGATCGGCTTCCCGATCGGCACGATCCCCGCCGGCGGTGCTGACGTCGCGACGTTCCTGTCCTATGCGACCGAGCGCAAGCTCTCCAAGCACAAGGACGAGTTCGGCCGAGGGGCGATCGAGGGCGTGGCCGGCCCGGAATCGGCGAACAACGCGGCGGCGGCGGGCGTCCTTGTACCCCTGCTGACTCTCGGGCTGCCGACCACGGCGACGGCGGCGATCATCCTGGTCGCCTTCCAGGCGTACGGTCTGCAGCCGGGACCGCTGCTGTTCGAGACGCAGCCGGCGCTGGTGTGGGCACTGGTGGCCAGCCTGTACCTGGGCAACGTGATCCTGATCATCCTGAACCTGCCGCTGGTGGGCATGTGGGTGAAGCTGCTGCAGATCCCGCGCCCCTACCTCTACGCGGGCATCCTGCTGTTCGCGGCGTTCGGGGCGTACGCGCTGAACTTCGCCGTCATCGACATCCTGATGCTGGTGATCATCGGCGTGCTCGGCTACTTCATGCGCCGGTACGGGTATCCGGTCGCGCCGCTGGTGGTCGGCATGATCCTCGGCCCGATGGGCGAGGAGTTCCTGCGCAAGGCGCTGCAGCTCAGCCAGGGCGACCTGTCGACGCTCGTCATGCAGCCGTTCGCCGCCTCGGCGTACGGCGTGCTCGCACTGCTCGTCGTCGGCGGGCTGTGGCTGCGCCGGCGCCAGCAGCGCTACGAGCAGCACCTCACCGAGACGATCGCCCTGCCGATCAAGTCGGACCAGGAGGTCTGAGCGCGGCAGCGCCTGCGAGCGGTTGCCGCGTCAAGCGCGCGAGGCTCCCGGCGATAGTCTGATCTGTGTGAGTACAGAGGATCAGGCCATCACCCGGGAGCCTCGCGCATACTTCACGTTCATCTTCATCGGGCTGTCGGCCGGCCTCCTGTCCGGCCTGTTCGGCGTCGGCGGCGGCACCGTCATCGTGCCGCTGCTCGTGCTGATGCTGCACTACAACCAGCGGCTCAGCGCCGGCACCTCGCTCGCCGCCATCGTGCCGACGGCGAGCGTCGGCGTCATCTCGTACGCGCTGGCGGATGCGGTCGCCTGGATCCCCGCGCTGATCCTCGCCGCCGGGGCTGTCGTGGGCGCGCAGATCGGCACGCGGCTGCTGCCGAAGGTCTCGCAGACGGCGCTGCGCTGGGGTTTCGTGGCCTTTCTGGTTGTGGTCATCGTCAGTCTGTTCGTCGTGATTCCATCGCGTGATGCGGAGCTGATCCTCGGCTGGGGCAACGGCATCGGTCTTGCCGCGGTCGGCCTGGTCACCGGCGTCATCGCCGGGCTCATCGGCGTCGGCGGTGGTGTCGTCGTCGTGCCAGTGCTGATGCTGGTGTTCGGCACCAGCGACCTCGTCGCCAAGGGCACCTCGCTGCTGATGATGATCCCGACCGCGGTGTCCGGCACCATCGGCAACCTGCGCAACCGCAACGTCGATCTTCGCGCGGCGGCATTCATCGGCCTGTCGGCCTGCACGACCACCGCGCTGGGCGCGTGGCTGGCCACGCTGGTCGATCCGCCGCTGGGCAACATGCTCTTCGCCGGCTACCTCGTCTTCATCGCGGTGCAGATGGCTGTCAAGGCGATCCGCGGACGCAGGCGCTGACCAGCATCCGACGCCGACCGCGCACGCGGATACGCACGGCCTGCGTCGAACGCCCCGATCAGCGCTGCTGGGTAGAATCGACGGGTGCCCGTGAACAGCGAACTGGTCGGACGCGAATTCGCGCCGACAGCCCCCTACCTCGTCGGACGCGAGAAGGTGCGCGAGTTCTCGCGCGCGGTCTTCGCCGACGCTCCCCAGCACACTGACGTCGAGGCGGCCCGCGCAGCGGGGTACGCCGACGTCGTGGCGCCGCCGACCTTCGCGATGGTCGTGCAGGACCTCACACTCCAGCAGCTGCTGTCGGAGCCCGACTCGGGAATCGTGCTGGCGCGCACCATCCACGCCGAGCAGAAGTTCCGGTACTCGCGGCCGATCGTCGCCGGTGATGAGCTCACCGCACAGCTGGCGGTCACGGGCATCCGCACCCTCGGCGGCAACGCGATGATCACGAGCGACGCGACCATCACGGATGCATCAGGTGACCACGTCGTGACCGCGACCAGCGTGCTGCTGGTCGGTTCTGAAGAAGGGGCGCAGTGATGGCCGAGTTCACCGTCGGCGACATCCTCGCCGAGCGCACCGTGCACCTGACCCGCGATTCGCTGGTGCGCTACGCCGGGGCATCCGGCGACTTCAACCCGATCCACTACCGCGACGACGTCGCCGCCTCCGTCGGCCTGCCCGGCGTGCTGGCGCACGGCATGCTGACCATGGGGCTCGCCTCGTCGGTCGTGCTCGCAGCACTTCCCGCCGACGTGCAGGTGACCGACTACGGCGTGCGGTTCACCAAGCCGGTCGTCGTCGACCCCGAGACGGGCGCCGATGTGCACGTGCTCGCCAAGATCGGCGCGGTCGACGACGACGCCGTGCGCATCGACCTCACCGTGAAGGCTGCGGAGACCACCGTGCTGGTGAAGGCCCAGCTGCGCGTCGCGCGCTGAGACGGCATCCGATGAGCGAGATCGAACCCATCGCCCTGCGCGAGCTGACGACGCTCCGCACCGGTGCCGCACCGCGTCGGATGCTGCAGGCCGACACCACCGCTGAGCTGATCGCCTCGCTGCGCGAGGTCTGGGCCACCGGAGACGAGTGGTTCGTGCTGGGCGGCGGGTCGAACCTGTTCGTGGGCGATGAGTCGTTCGATGGCACCGTGATCCGCATTCTCACCACCGGAATCGAAGAGCTGCCGTCGCCGCACGAGGGGCGCATCCGACTGCGCGTGCAGGCCGGGCACTCATGGGATGACCTGGTCGCCTACGCCGTCGACCACGGCTACGCAGGCATCGAGGCGATGAGCGGCATTCCAGGCACCGTCGGCGCCGCCCCCGTGCAGAACGTGGGCGCGTACGGGCAGGAGATCCAGGAGACCCTCGTCGAGGTCGAGCTCATCGACGAGCACGAATCTGACGCAGTGGTCGTGCCGGCAGCCGATCTCGGGCTGGGCTTTCGCACCTCGGTTCTCAAGCACCACTACGGCGAGGCGCAGGGACGTCGCGCCGTCATCCTCTCTGTGACCCTCGATCTCGCCGTCACAGGCGACGCCGGTCGCGTCGTCCGTGGCGAGCAGCTGCGCCGCGCGCTGGGGCTGGAGGACTACGCGCCCGTGCCGCTGGCCTGGCTGCGCGGACGCATTCTCGAGACGCGGGCCATGAAGGGGATGCTGCTCGACGAGAGCGATCCCGACACGCGCAGTGCCGGGTCGTTTTTCCAGAACGCGATCATCCCCGAACACGTCGCGCGCACGCTGCCGCCCGAGTGCCCGCGCTGGACCGTGGAACCCGACCTGGACTCGGTGACCGTGATCCCGCTCGACTCGTACTACGGACTCACCCCGCGCGCGGAGCGGCCCGAGAGCATGGTGAAGGTCAGCGCCGCGTGGCTGATCGAGAACTCGGGCATCCGCAAGGGATTCAAGCTGCCCCGCTCACGTGCCGGCATCTCGACCAAGCACGCACTCGCGCTCACCAACCGGGGCGGCGCGACCGCCGCAGAGGTGGGTGAGCTGGCCCGATTCGTGCAGAGTCGCGTGCACGCGGAGTACGGCCTGCTGCTGCAGCCGGAGCCCGTGCTCGTCGGGGTCGACCTGTAGGAGCTGACGACGCCCCTCACAGCCTCACGGCTGAGAGGGGCGTCGTCGAGCCAGAGACGCGAGTCCAGGTCAGGGAGCTGACACGCGCAGGTCGATCGTGTCCCATGCGGGCACGGCCAGGAAGCCCTCCGCTGTCAGCTCGACCGGCTCGCCCGTTGCCGTGTGGATCAGGGCCCCCGCGCCTCCGGTGACGCGATACGGCAGTGCAGCGTCCGAGGTCGCGTTGACGATGACCAGACGCTCGGTGCCGGTCAGATCCAGTTCCAGCGTGCGCGGCTGATAGGCCGCGACCACCTGCGTGCCGTTCAGACGAGACGTGACGATCGGATAGCCCTCGGCCGGCAGCGATGCGCACACCTCGCCGTGAACGAGCACCTCGCGCAGCCCGCGCCACAGCTCGATCAGCTCGGCGATCCGCGCGAGCTGATCCTCCGGCAGCAGATCCAGCGGCATCGAGATCTGCGGAACCGAGAACAGTGCCGCGAAGAACTGCCGCGAGACGGCATCCACGCCGGCTTCAGGCGCCCACATCATCGGATCGGAGTGCACGACCTGCGCCGTGGTGAGCAGGCGCAGGTCCACGGTCGATCGACGGTTCTGGTCGGCATCAGCCGGGCAGTCGTTGGCGCGCACGACGTCGGCGTAGCCGGCGATCTCGGGCGAGACGTACGGCTGGCGGTACTCGATGACCGAACCGGGGCGGGCGGCGCCGACAGCATCCGAGATCTCGCCGAGCAGCACCTTCATCGCACGGCCGACATCGCCGATGTCGCCGCGCGACGGCGTGCCGGCGTAGACCATCGCATCGTTGAGGAAGTCGATCTTCAGCCCCGCGAGAGAGTAGTCCTGCACCAGCCGCACACAGGTGTCGACGATGTGACGGCGCACTTCCGGATGCCGTGGATCGAGCACATGGGTGCGCAGCCCCTCCGAACGGTGCGGTGCGAACTGCCCCAGCGTGGCGAAGGCGCGACTGCGCTCGCCCAGCAGCAGCGGCGCGACCCACGCGACCGTGCCGAGTCCCTCGGCCTCGAGAGAGGCCACGGTGCCGGCAAGGTCAGGGAACTTCACCGGGTCGGGCACCCAATCGCCGCAACCGGAGTACCAGCGCCCGTCGCCGAACTCCTGCCAGCCGTCGTCGATGAACAGGGAGCGGGCACCGAGCCGGCGCGCGATGGGCGCCTGGTCCAGCAGGATCCGGTCGGAGATCCGCTGCGAGTACGCGTACCAGGTGGAGTACACCGGCTCCACAGCGAGCGGAGACACCGGACGCTCCGGCAGGCCCTCGCGCAGCGCGCCCGACAGCGCGCGGATGGCGCTGCCGTAGGGCACCGCTTCGGCGACGATGTGCAAGTGGAACGGTTCGCCGTCTGCCACGATCTCCGCACTCACGCCGAGGCGGGAGACGAACGACTTCGACTCCTCCGAGACGCCGTACTCGAGCACGCCGCTGGCCGTCATGCAGTCGTAGGCGAACGCGACATGCGCATTCTCGTCCGCGTCGCACAGCACCGCGAGCGGCAGCGACCAGACCGCGCTGAACTTCTGGCGGCCCGCCCAGTCGGCCGGCAGCCCGCGCACCGGATCGAACCCGCCGTGCCACACGCCGGAGGCGTTGCCGAGCGGTGCTTCGAGCACGACCTGTCCCTCCGCGTCCGGCGAGATGGTGACGGTGACGATGTCGCCGTCCTGTGCGACGGAGATGACCCGGCAGCCGCCGCTGACACCGATGTTGATGTCGCGGGCGAGGGGAGTCCACTGGACGCTGTCCAGTTGATGATCTTCGAGGAGCACGGTGATCCTTACTGCTTGACTGCACCGGCGAGGATGCCGGCGACGAACTGACGCTGGAGGAAGAGGAACAGGATGAGCACGGGGAGCATCGACAGGAACGTGCCCATCAGCAGCTGTCCGTAGTCGGTCGTGCCGATGCCCTGCAGCGTGGCCAGGGCGACAGGCGCGGTGTACGACTCAGGAGTGCGCAGCACGACCAGCGGATACACGAAGTCGTTCCACTGCGCGAGGAAGAGGAAGATCGCGAGCGCGGCGATCGCCGGGCGCACCGTCGGCACGACGATGCCCATGAAGATGCGGAACTCGCCCGCCCCATCGATGCGCGCCGCCTGGATCAGCTCGTCCGGCACGGCCGACATCGTCTGCTTGATCAGGAAGATGCCGAACGGCAGCGCGAGGTTCGGCAGGATGAGCGCCTGATAGGTGTCGAGCCAGCCGATCGAGACCATCAGCTGGAACAGCGGCACGAGCGTGACCTGCGAGGGGAGTGCGAGTGTGACCAGCACGACGCCGAACAGCAGGGAGTTGCCGGGAAACGTGAACTTCGCGAAGGCGTAGCCGGCGGCTGTGCAGACGACCAGGCCAAGCACGGTGTACGTCAGCGACACGAACAGCGAGTTCAGCATGGCTCGGCCGAACAGGGTGTCGGTGAGCACGCCGACGAAGTTCTGGATGAAGTGGTCGCCGGGCAGGAAGTTCGGCGGCGTCGAGAAGATCTCGGTCGACGGATACGTGGTCGCGATGATGAGCCAGTAGAACGGCAGCGCCATCAGGACGGCACCGGCGGTGATCGCCGTGGTGAGGACGAGTGACTTCGTGCGACGGTGCGGGGTGGTCGCGAGTGCGGTGTCGGTCATGACTTCTCCTTGAAGAACCGCAGCTGGATCAGCGAGATCACGGCGATGATGATGGTCAGCGCGTACCCGATCGCCGACGCGTAGCCGAAGTCGAAGTACTGGAAGCCGTTCTGGTACAGGTACATGCCCACGGTGAGCGTGGCGTTGTTGGGGCCGCCGTTGGTGAGAACGTACGGCTCGTCGAAGAGCTGCAGCGTGCCGATCGTGGAGAGGATCACGGTCAGCGCCAGCGCCGGACGAAGCCCGGGCAGGGTGACGTGCCAGAAGCGGCGTCGCGCATTCGCGCCGTCGACCGAGGCGGCCTCGTAGAGTTCGCCGGGGATCGACTGCAACTGCGCCAGGTAGATGATCGCGCTCTGGCCGGTGTAGTGCCACGTCATCGCGACGACGATGGCGATCCGCGCCCAGAACGGGTCGGCCAGCCAGGGGATCGGATCGACGCCGACCAGCCCGAGCAGGTAGTTCACGAAGCCGTCCTGCGTATTCAGCAGGGCGCGGAACAGGATGCCGTAGGCGACGAGACCCATCACGATCGGCACGAAGTAGAGTGCCCGGAACATGGTGCGCAGCTTCAGCAGGAGTGAGTTGAAGGCCACGGCCAGCAGCACGGCGAGGGTCAGCATGATCGGCACCTGCACGATCAGGATGATGCCGGTGTTCGCCAGCGCCTTGTAGAACAGCGGGTCGCCGAGCAGGCGCACGTAGTTCTGCATTCCGACGAAGGTCGTCTGGCCGCCGATGTTCGCCGTGAGGCTGAGCCACAGAGCACTGGCATACGGGTAGAGCTTGAACGCCGCGAACAGCAGGATCATCGGCGCCAGGAACAGATAGGGAACGTAGCGCGGGTGGCCGATCGACGATCGTCTGCGCCGGGTGGTTGCGTTGGTCACAGTGGGAGTCCTCAGGAAGAGGGTGCTGCCGTCGGCGACGACGGCAGCACCCGATGGCGTCAGTCCTTCGCGATCTTGCGACCGGTCTGAGATGCGACCTGTTCAGCCGCGGTGTCCAGTGCCTCCTGGGGATCGGCTCCCTCCAGCAGCACCTTGCTCTGCGCGTCGGTGTATGCCTTCAGCGCGCGGGCGTAGTCGCTGGTGTAGTTGATCGCGGGCGTCTTCTGCGCCAGCTCGGCGATGAAGATGTCGTTCACACGCTGACCGTTGTAGTACTCGCTCGGAGCGGAGAAGTCGGGGGACTCGAGCAGCGGCTTGTACCCGGGGAACATTCCGCCGCCGTCATAGACGAGCTTCTGTCCCTCCAGGGTGCCGAGAGCGAACTCGACGAACGCGGCCGCGGTGGCCTGGTTCTTGCTCGACGTGGGAATCGACAGGTAGGTGCCGCCGTTGACGGCAGCGGTCAGACCGCCAGGGGTGACCGCAGGCGGCTGGGCGACGGCCCACTTGCCAGCCATGTCGGGCGCCTCATTCTCGATGACGCCCGCGAGCCAGCCTCCGGCCGAGAGCGTGGCGACGTCGCGCTCGCCGCGGACGGTCGCCATCAGCGCGTCCCAGCCACCTGGCACGTCGCCGACGATGCCGAGGTCGTTGGCCTCCTTGATCAGCTCGAGCGAGCGGACGCCCTCCTTGCCCGACATCGTGATCTCGCCGTTCTCATCGAAGTAGAACGACCCCTGCAACGCGGTCTGGAGCTGCCAGAGTCCGCCCGAGTCGGCGACCGTGGCCGCCTTGTCCTGGGTGTACAGGTCGGCGCCGGTCTTCTCCTTGATCGTGACGCCGGCGGCGAGCAGGTCGTCCCAGGTCTTGATCTGCTCGAAGTCGATGCCCGCCTCTTCGAACAGATCGGTGCGGTAGAAGAAGCCGGTCGCGTTCACCTCGTACGGGATGCCGTAGACCGCGCCGTCCGCTCCGGAACCGCTCTTCCACGCACCGGCCGGGAACTCGTCCGCCAGGTCGCCCATTCCGTGGTCGCGCAGGTCGACGAGCTGTCCCGGGAACTTCTCGACGTAGTTGCCCATGTAGTCGATGCCGATGTTGAGCACGTCGGCAAGCCCGGCGCCGCCGGCCGCCATGCCGGTGGTGATCTTGTCCCAGATGGCGGGGTTGCCGACATCCTGCACGTCGACCTCCACGCCCGGGTGCAGCTTCTGGAATGCGGGGATGGCGGCCTTGAGGCCCTCGCCGGGAGCGTTCCAGCTCCAGACGGTGATCTTGCCGCCGATCTCGCCCTGTGGCGAGTCGGAGCCGGTATCGGCTGCGGGTGAGCAGGCCGTGAGTGACAGCGCGGCGATGCCGACGAATGCCATCAGAGCCGTGGTGCTGCGGGAGAACTTCATCGTTCGGTGTCCTTTCGGGGCAGGGGTGCAACTTCGCTGTCCAGACTGTAGCAAGCCGATTCGCATTTATGCAAGAATTGCTCGCAAGTTTGCAAACTCGAAGGAGAGCCATGAACACGGACGCGGTCCACCTCAGCGCTGGAGGTGTCAGCGTGATCGTCGCAACCGATGTCGAGACGATGCCCTACATCGCGCACTGGGGCAGCGAGCTGGGCGACCTCGGTGCGGCCGAGCTTCAGCAGATCGTTCAGGGGGCGCATCGGCAGCGCGCCGTCAGCACACCGGACACTCCCGTGCCGACCGGCATGCTCCCCGAGGCTCGGCAGGGCTGGTTCGGCATTCCAGGGGTGTCCGGCCATCGCGGCGGCACAGTGCCCTTCGCCGCCTTCACACGGGATACGCCCATGCTCGTGTCAGGACGCACCATCGAGGTGAGCGGCGTCGACGCTGCTGCCGGTCTCGAGGTCACTCTGCATCTCGAGCTCTTCGAGAGCGGTCTGCTGCGCACCAGAGCCAGGCTGCGCAACACCGGGAGCGGGGAGTACACCCTCGGTGGTGTCGACATCGCGATGCCAGTGCCGGAGCGCGCGACCGAGATCCTCGACTTCAGCGGACGTCACAACGGTGAGCGCCGCCCGCAGCATTCCCTGGTCGTGGACGGCACCCATCTGCGTGAGAACCGACGCGGACGCACCGGCCCCGATGCGGTGACTCTGCTCGCCGCCGGCACCCCTGGCTTCACCGAGGAGCGCGGCGAGGTCTGGGCCTCGCACGTCGGCTGGTCGGGAAACCAGCGGGCGTGGCTGCACCGCGGCAACGGTGGAGCCGTGCACCTGGGCGGCGGTGAACTGCTCGAAGCGGGTGAGGTGCTGTTGGCGGCCGGTGACGAGTACGCCTCGCCCTGGGTGTACTTCACCTACGGCGAAGGGCTCGACGCGGCATCGGCCCGTATCCACGACATGCTGCGCGCGCGGCCGAACCACCCGACGGTGGGGCGGCCGATCACCCTGAACACCTGGGAGGCGGTCTACTTCGACCACGCGCTGCCGCCGCTGATCGAGCTCGCCGATGCGGCGGCCGCCATCGGCGTCGAGCGCTTCGTGCTCGATGACGGCTGGTTCTCGGGGCGCCGTCACGATCGCGCCGGGCTGGGTGACTGGTACGAGGATGCTGAGGTCTGGCCACGCGGCCTGGCGCCGCTCGTGGATCATGTGCGCGCGCGGGGGATGCAGTTCGGGCTGTGGTTCGAGCCCGAGATGACCAACCCCGATTCGAACCTCGTGCGACAGCATCCGGAATGGATCCTCTCGCCGCTCGACAGGGACGCCCCGCTCGCACGACAGCAGCTGGTGGTGAACATCGCCCACCCCGATGCCTTCGCATACATCGCTGAGCGGCTGATCGACATCATCACCCGCTACCGCATCGATTATGTGAAGTGGGATCACAATCGCGATCTCATCGAGCCCGTAGATCGCGTCACGGGTCGCGCTGGAGTGCACAGGCAGACGCATGCGACGTATCGACTGATGAGAGCTTTGCGCGAAGCGTGCCCGTGGCTGGAGATCGAGTCGTGCTCTGCCGGCGGCGGGCGCATCGACCTCGGCATCGTGGAGGTCGTAGATCGCTTCTGGACGAGCGATTCGAACGACCCGCTCGAGCGACAGCGCATCCAGCGCGGCACCAGCCTGCTGATGCCAGTCGAACTGCTCGGGTCGCACGTCGGCGCACAGGTCGCGCACGTCACGGGACGCGCCGCGTCGATGACCTTCCGTGCCGTGACAGCACTGGTCGGCAGCTTCGGCATCGAATGGGATCTGCGGGAGGCATCGGCGGATGAGCGCGCGGAACTCGCCGGCTGGATCGACATCGTCAAGCGACTGCGTCCGCTGATCGAGCGCGGACGGCAGCATCGCCTGCAGACCGAGCCGCAACTGATCGCGCAGGCGATCGTGGCCACCGACCGTGCGCACGCCGTGGCGACCATCGCGGCGATCGACTCGCCGCATCATCTCCCCGGTGGTCACCTGCGCATTCCCGGCCTGGCACCGGAGCGCCTCTACCGCGTCGAGCGGGTGCTGGTCGACGGCGCGGCGGACCCGACCGCGGGCCGGATGCAGCCGCACTGGTGGTCGGGGCCGATCGAGATGACGGGCAAGGTGCTCGCCGAGATCGGGCTCGGCCTGCCGACACTGCGCCCGCAGGAAGCGGGACTCATCGAATTCACCGCGGTGTCCTGATGAGCAGCATCCGACTGCGCAGCAGCAGCGCGCAACTGCAGCAGATCTTCGACTGGGCGCGGACCGAAGCCCTCGGACATCGCGTCGACGGCGGTGCCGCCGGTCCGCGGGACGTGTCGGAGCGCACACCCGACGGACTCGGCGAGGTGCGTTACTCCGACGCGTACTGGGCGGGGTACTCGCATCGGTCTGGCTACTACTCGCGCGACTTCGCGCACCAGGCCGTTGGTGCTCACCTGCTCGGCATGGCGGAACGCAATGACGCCATGCTGGGCTCGTTCCTGCGGTCAGCGACCCCGGAGCACGACGGGTGGCCGCTGTGGGCGCTCAACTTCGACCGCCGCACGCCGCTGCAGATCGACTACCTCGGGCCTGACCGATTCGTGCGCGAACTGCCCGCCGTGTTCGAGCTCGCCGAGACCGCTCACGTACTGCAGCGCTGGACCGGGCATCCGCTCTCAGGCGACGCGCTGGCTGCTGTCATCGACTTCGTCGGCGTGTTCGTCGACCGCCACGACCTGTCGCCCCGCAACGGCGTCGCGGGGGCGGACGGACCAGGAATCTTCGACGGCACGGCGAGCTACAACGAGCTGCCGGGGGTGATCTTGCGCGAAGCGGGGGATGGGTTCGGCGCGCAGTACGCCGCGACGCGGCATGTGGCAGCGCTCGTCGCGGCGGACGGCGGCGACGCATCGGCCCTGCAGGCGCGAGCGGATGCCCTGATGACGCTGTACAGGCAGACGTGGAGTCGTGGTGAGGGGGACGCCGTGGTCTGCGGATGGACGCCGAACGGGCATCCGATCCAGGAGTGGTCGCGGGAGTCGACCTGGTTCCCACTGCTGAAGGGTCTGCTCGTCGACGAGCGGGCGGCCGCCGAACTCGACCGCGTCGATCGACTCGGCCGCGACTCCGAGACCGCGCCCAAGAACATCGAGGCACTCACGTACCTGCCCGACCTGTTCTTCCGCCATGGGCTTGCCGACACCGCGTGGAGCTGGATGCAGCGCATCTTCGCCCTGCGCGATGAACCGCATGAGGTGGTGCAGCAGGGCCGCAACGGGTCCTATCCCGAGGTATCGTTCACGCTGCTTTCGCAGATCGCGCTGGGCATCGTCGGCGTGGAGGCGGATGCCGGGAACGCGCGTCTCACCCTGCGCCCAGGTCTGCCGACTGGCGTCGATGACGTGGAGCTGACCGGCATCCCCTTCGCCGACGGCACCGTCGACGTGCGTATCGATCGCGCTGGATGCCGGGTCGCGAACCGCACGGCACATGCGCTGCGCATAGCCCTCGGACAAGGCGGTTTCCGTGACCCGCACCTGAGCGGCCCAGAGCGCGCGGGCAGTGCCGTGACCATCGGGGCCGGGGATGCCGACGTGATCGCTGTGCGCCTCTGAGTCAGCTCGAGCGCACCGGGCCGGTCGATCTCCGTACCCGCAGTTCGGGCTCGACCAGCGTCTCCTCGGTGCGCACCGGGCGATCCTGCACCATGGTGACCAGCGTGCGTGTGCACAGCTCGGCGATGGCCTCGATAGGCTGACGGACACTGGTCAGCGGCGGGTCGGTGAACTCCAGCATGTATGTGTCGTTGTAGCCGATGACCGACACGTCGCCTGGGACATCCAGCCCGCGTCGGCGGATGGCGCGGTAGGCGCCCAGCGCCATGTCGTCGCTCGAGGCGATGATCGCGGTCGCACCGGCGTTGAGCAGTTCATCGGCCGCGCTGCGTCCGCCGTCGATCGAGTAGTGCACACGGACCACGAGGTCCTCGGCGTCGGTCAGCCCACGCGAGTCCATGGACGTGAGGTAGCCCTCGACGCGTCGGTCGGCGGGGATGTTGCCGGTGGGGCCCGCCATCATCCCGATGCGCCGGTGCCCGAGCTCGTGCAGGTGAGCCACCGACAGCTCGGCGGCCTGCCAGTCATCCGTCGAGATCGCCGGTGCCTCGACGGCGGCGAAAGAGCCGTTGATCGTGAGGAACGGCACACCGCGGGATTCCAGAAGCTGGTGGGCGACGGGGTCGGAGTTGCGCAGCGTGTTGCTGGAGGACAGGAAGATCGCGGCGGCGATGCCCTTGTCG from Microbacterium sp. H1-D42 carries:
- a CDS encoding alpha-galactosidase — protein: MNTDAVHLSAGGVSVIVATDVETMPYIAHWGSELGDLGAAELQQIVQGAHRQRAVSTPDTPVPTGMLPEARQGWFGIPGVSGHRGGTVPFAAFTRDTPMLVSGRTIEVSGVDAAAGLEVTLHLELFESGLLRTRARLRNTGSGEYTLGGVDIAMPVPERATEILDFSGRHNGERRPQHSLVVDGTHLRENRRGRTGPDAVTLLAAGTPGFTEERGEVWASHVGWSGNQRAWLHRGNGGAVHLGGGELLEAGEVLLAAGDEYASPWVYFTYGEGLDAASARIHDMLRARPNHPTVGRPITLNTWEAVYFDHALPPLIELADAAAAIGVERFVLDDGWFSGRRHDRAGLGDWYEDAEVWPRGLAPLVDHVRARGMQFGLWFEPEMTNPDSNLVRQHPEWILSPLDRDAPLARQQLVVNIAHPDAFAYIAERLIDIITRYRIDYVKWDHNRDLIEPVDRVTGRAGVHRQTHATYRLMRALREACPWLEIESCSAGGGRIDLGIVEVVDRFWTSDSNDPLERQRIQRGTSLLMPVELLGSHVGAQVAHVTGRAASMTFRAVTALVGSFGIEWDLREASADERAELAGWIDIVKRLRPLIERGRQHRLQTEPQLIAQAIVATDRAHAVATIAAIDSPHHLPGGHLRIPGLAPERLYRVERVLVDGAADPTAGRMQPHWWSGPIEMTGKVLAEIGLGLPTLRPQEAGLIEFTAVS
- a CDS encoding LacI family DNA-binding transcriptional regulator is translated as MDVDAQEPPATKVDGPKTGASRKTRSPAGSMRLSEIAALAGVSEATVSRVLNRKYGVAQKTRDQVEAALREVGYERSVKGEIVLILTPSLKGIIFSEMADEIETRLSPHGLRAVVCPVFPGTIAEQDYVEMLIDKGIAAAIFLSSSNTLRNSDPVAHQLLESRGVPFLTINGSFAAVEAPAISTDDWQAAELSVAHLHELGHRRIGMMAGPTGNIPADRRVEGYLTSMDSRGLTDAEDLVVRVHYSIDGGRSAADELLNAGATAIIASSDDMALGAYRAIRRRGLDVPGDVSVIGYNDTYMLEFTDPPLTSVRQPIEAIAELCTRTLVTMVQDRPVRTEETLVEPELRVRRSTGPVRSS
- a CDS encoding carbohydrate ABC transporter permease, whose amino-acid sequence is MTDTALATTPHRRTKSLVLTTAITAGAVLMALPFYWLIIATTYPSTEIFSTPPNFLPGDHFIQNFVGVLTDTLFGRAMLNSLFVSLTYTVLGLVVCTAAGYAFAKFTFPGNSLLFGVVLVTLALPSQVTLVPLFQLMVSIGWLDTYQALILPNLALPFGIFLIKQTMSAVPDELIQAARIDGAGEFRIFMGIVVPTVRPAIAALAIFLFLAQWNDFVYPLVVLRTPESYTAPVALATLQGIGTTDYGQLLMGTFLSMLPVLILFLFLQRQFVAGILAGAVKQ
- a CDS encoding extracellular solute-binding protein, giving the protein MKFSRSTTALMAFVGIAALSLTACSPAADTGSDSPQGEIGGKITVWSWNAPGEGLKAAIPAFQKLHPGVEVDVQDVGNPAIWDKITTGMAAGGAGLADVLNIGIDYMGNYVEKFPGQLVDLRDHGMGDLADEFPAGAWKSGSGADGAVYGIPYEVNATGFFYRTDLFEEAGIDFEQIKTWDDLLAAGVTIKEKTGADLYTQDKAATVADSGGLWQLQTALQGSFYFDENGEITMSGKEGVRSLELIKEANDLGIVGDVPGGWDALMATVRGERDVATLSAGGWLAGVIENEAPDMAGKWAVAQPPAVTPGGLTAAVNGGTYLSIPTSSKNQATAAAFVEFALGTLEGQKLVYDGGGMFPGYKPLLESPDFSAPSEYYNGQRVNDIFIAELAQKTPAINYTSDYARALKAYTDAQSKVLLEGADPQEALDTAAEQVASQTGRKIAKD
- a CDS encoding sugar ABC transporter permease produces the protein MTNATTRRRRSSIGHPRYVPYLFLAPMILLFAAFKLYPYASALWLSLTANIGGQTTFVGMQNYVRLLGDPLFYKALANTGIILIVQVPIMLTLAVLLAVAFNSLLLKLRTMFRALYFVPIVMGLVAYGILFRALLNTQDGFVNYLLGLVGVDPIPWLADPFWARIAIVVAMTWHYTGQSAIIYLAQLQSIPGELYEAASVDGANARRRFWHVTLPGLRPALALTVILSTIGTLQLFDEPYVLTNGGPNNATLTVGMYLYQNGFQYFDFGYASAIGYALTIIIAVISLIQLRFFKEKS